The following are from one region of the Capsicum annuum cultivar UCD-10X-F1 chromosome 1, UCD10Xv1.1, whole genome shotgun sequence genome:
- the LOC107862776 gene encoding pectin acetylesterase 8-like — MEHTKILQGLCLLICSLIILNGKAVIGQQNDMVDLTILESAVSKGAVCLDGTPPGYYFDEGHGEGANNWIIYFLGGEWCYNVTNCLDRAKTKRGSSKFADKQTPFYGMLSNNKTMNPDFYNWNRVIVTYCDGSSFTGDVEEVDLATNLHFRGARIFHAMIEHFLAKGMKDAKNAILTGGSAGGLPALIHCDRFRALLPNTPRVKCLADGSYFLHRKNNKEMSFMETVNEGLINLHHSAKMLPDSCTSKMKPSLCLFPQYFQDGIKTPIFIVNSMFDTYQINVTFPSYYYLDLLNNTCPAYVAKALQDFKQDFLSTLPKQCNTSSRGMFIDACLFHAHTIRGNIWNALSINDKTIAKAFSDWYFDKSPVQLIENKDLPLNCYQFPLKTSPCS, encoded by the exons ATGGAACATACAAAAATATTGCAGGGATTATGCCTACTCATTTGTTCTTTGATTATACTAAATGGCAAAGCTGTAATTGGACAACAAAATGACATGGTTGATTTAACTATTCTTGAAAGTGCAGTGTCAAAAGGAGCtg TTTGTTTGGATGGAACTCCACCGGGATACTATTTTGACGAGGGACATGGAGAAGGAGCCAATAATTGGATTATCTACTTTTTG GGAGGAGAATGGTGTTATAATGTGACAAATTGCCTTGATCGTGCAAAAACAAAAAGAGGTTCATCCAAATTTGCTGACAAGCAAACACCATTTTATGGAATGCTTAGCAATAATAAAACAATGAATCCag ATTTCTATAATTGGAATAGAGTCATTGTTACTTATTGTGATGGATCATCATTCACGGGAGACGTCGAAGAAGTTGATCTG GCTACTAATCTTCATTTTAGAGGTGCAAGAATTTTCCATGCCATGATCGAGCATTTCTTGGCAAAAGGAATGAAGGACGCTAAAAAT GCTATTCTCACAGGTGGATCTGCTGGAGGACTGCCTGCTTTAATCCACTGTGATCGCTTTCGAGCTCTACTTCCCAACACACCTAGAGTAAAATGCCTCGCTGATGGTAGCTATTTTCTTCATCG GAAAAACAATAAGGAAATGTCATTCATGGAAACTGTCAATGAAGGACTCATTAATTTACAT CATTCAGCCAAGATGTTACCTGATTCCTGCACTTCAAAAATGAAACCATCATTG TGCCTTTTTCCACAATATTTTCAAGATGGAATCAAGACGCCAATTTTCATAGTCAACTCAATGTTTGACACCTACCAG ATAAACGTAACTTTTCCTAGTTATTATTACTTGGACCTTCTTAATAATACATGCCCAGCTTATGTTGCTAAAGCGTTACAAG atttcaaaCAGGATTTTTTAAGTACATTACCCAAACAATGTAATACTTCATCAAGAGGAATGTTTATAGACGCTTGCTTATTTCATGCCCACACAATACGTGGCAATATTTGGAATGCACTCTCCATAAATGATAAG ACAATTGCAAAGGCATT